A genomic region of Colletotrichum destructivum chromosome 1, complete sequence contains the following coding sequences:
- a CDS encoding Putative NFACT, RNA-binding domain-containing protein, protein MVYYFTSKAVDPAAFIYVGKDKFENEELIKYGWEEDVWFFHADKLSSAHIYLRLPDPKDASVESPMTWDAIPEPLLVDLAQLTKANSIEGNKKDNVTVIYTPWSNLRKDGSMEVGQVSFKDPRKVKKILVPQRENPIVNRLNKTRVERKPDLQQEREDRLKELRKRDQAASLARKREEARIAQERKEKKWQKDHAYDDIFTEENMESTSNQNRDPDWEDDFM, encoded by the exons ATGGTCTACTACTTTACCTCCAAGGCCGTGGATCCGGCCGCCTTCATCTAcgtcggcaaggacaagTTCGAGA aTGAGGAACTGATCAAGTACGGCTGGGAGGAGGATGTCTGGTTC TTCCACGCCGACAAGCTCTCCTCGGCCCACATCTACCTCCGGCTCCCGGACCCCAAGGACGCCTCGGTCGAGAGCCCGATGACCTGGGACGCCATCCCCGAGCCcctgctcgtcgacctcgcccagCTCACAAAGGCCAACTCCATCGAGGGCAACAAGAAGGACAACGTCACCGTCATCTACACCCCCTGGTCCAACCTCCGCAAGGACGGCAGCATGGAGGTCGGCCAGGTCTCTTTCAAGGACCCGCGCAAGGTCAAGAAGATCCTCGTCCCGCAGCGCGAGAACCCCATCGTCAACCGCCTCAACAAGACGCGCGTCGAGCGCAAGCCCGACCTCCAGCAGGAGCGCGAGGACAGGCTCAAGGAGCTGCGCAAGAGGGACCAGGCTGCCTCGCTCGCAAGG AAACGAGAAGAGGCCCGCATCGCCCAGGagcgcaaggagaagaagtggCAAAAGGATCACGCCTACGACGACATCTTCACCGAGGAGAACATGGAGTCCACGAGCAACCAGAACCGCGACCCCGACTGGGAGGACGACTTTATGTAG